DNA from Terriglobus tenax:
CTGGTCCAGCCGGGTCATGGCGAAGTTCTCGCGGATGCTTTGCTTCGGATGGCTGAAGGACTCCGCAATGCCGTTGCCAAGCTCGGGCCCGTTCGCCACGGGCCACAACGACAGAAACGGAGCCGTTGCCGCGGAGACGCCGACATGAGTGAGCAAGCCATTGGCTGATGGCAGATAGCCCTGCCGCGCATTGCTATCCGGCACCAGGGTTACGGCACTGATCCCAAGATTCTGCCGGAAGCCCTCATAGTTCCCGAACAGGAAGGAGCGGTCGCGCTTGAGCGGTCCACCCAGTTGCACTCCAAACTGGTTGCGCTGGAACTCGGGGATTGTTCCCTGGTCAAAGTAGTTGCGAGCGTCCATGGCGCTGTTACGCAGAAACTCATACGCCGAGCCATGCAGTGCGTTCGAACCGGAGTCAGCCACCATCAACACCTGCGCTCCAGGCCGCTTGCCATAGGCCGCGCTGTACGTGTTGGTCAGCACGTTGAACTCGCGCAGGGCATCCACACCGAGCAGCAGCCCACTGGTGCCACCCGGAGTCTGGTTTAACCCACTGGCCCCGGTGTACTCCACACCGTCCACCAGGAAGAGGTTCTCCTGCGGGCGGCGGCCCGAAACGGCAAACTGGTTGCCCACCACCGAGTTCGAGGTGCCAATACCGCCGGTCCGCTCGCTGGTGAAGTTGACGATACCGGGATTCAGAATCAGCAACTGGTCAAAGGAGCGGCCATTCAAAGGAAGATTGCGAATCTGCTGGCCAGTAACAAGGCCGTTAGTCTCGTCCATGCCAACACCGGTCAGCGATGAGGTGGCGTCTACCTCTACCTGCTGCGTAACCTCACCAGGAACCAGCGTGAGATCGAGCGCCGCCGACTGACCCACCGTCAAGGCAAGATCGTGCCGCACCGCCGTGCGAAAGCCTGTTGCTGAAGCCTCAAGGTTGAAGTTCCCCGAAGGCAGCAGCGGAAAAGAAAAATGTCCTTCCTCATCCGTAACGACAGTGCGTTCGGCATTCGAAGTCGTGTTGCGCAGCGATACAACCCCGGAGGAGATCACCGCATGGTGCGGATCATACAAGGTGCCGCTGATCGTTGCGGTCTGCTGCGCGTGGCTTGCGGCAACGCAGAAGGCAGTCAGAAATGCTGCGATCCAAAGCCGTATCCATAGCCGGGACGAACTCGTTGCGTATGTCACAGGAACCCTCTCCAAAGTAGAGGGAGGCGAGGCATTGCCGAACCTCCCGCGTGTTATCTGTCCGCGCTTTCCTCGAAGGGAAAAGCACTTTTTTGCCGTGCGAAAGAGCACGTATCGTGCGCTGTTACCGAAGGAGATTGCTCCTTCCGTACTTTGGTGGCGCAGCGACGGACAGATTTACTCGAAAGAGGTAAAGCCCTTGCCCTCAACCGGTGTGGCCCGGGCAAGTTGCGTCTATCAGCAGCTAGAGGGGTAGCTGCTATTCACTCCAGACACTTCCCGCGGGGAAGGCGTACTGCTCCAGCGTCTCTGGCTTGACCTGGATGCTGTATCCCGGCGTTACCGGCATACGGTAGCGGCCACGTTCAATGCGGACAGGATCAAGGAAGTGCTCGTGCAGGTGGTCGACATACTCGATCACGCGGTCCTGCATGGTGCCGCTGACGCGCAGATAGTCGAAGGCCGACAGATGCTGCACGTATTCGCAAAGCCCTACGCCACCGGCATGCGGACACACCACCACACCGGCCTTCGCCGCCATCAGGATGATGGCGAGGTTCTCATTCACGCCTGCAACGCGGCAGCTGTCAATCTGGCAGACGTCAATCGCTTCGGCCTGCAGCAGTTGCTTGAACATCACGCGGTTATGGCAGTGCTCCCCTGTTGCAATACGCACGGGCTTGCACTCGCGGCGGATACGCGCGTGGCCAAGAATGTCATCCGGACTGGTGGGCTCTTCCATCCACCAAGGCTTCAGCTCCGCAAGCTGGTTGGTGCTGCGGATGGCCTCCAGAACTCCCCAGCGCTGATTGGCATCGACCATCAGCTTGTTCTCCCAGCCAATCTCTTCCCGCACAATGTGGCCGCGACGCAGGTCTTCCAGAGCATCGCCGCCGACCTTCAGTTTGAAATGTGTCCAGCCATCGGCAAGCCCTTCACGCGCCAGGCGGCGGATCTTTTCTTCGCTGTATCCAAACCAGCCCACCGAGGTGGTATACGCGGGATACCCATCGCGCAGAAGAATCTCCTTGCGCTCCGCCATCGTCTTCGCGCTCTGCTGCAGCATGGCAAGCGCCTCTTCCTGCGGCAGCAGATCGTCGATGTACTGGAAGTCGATGCAGGAGACGATCTGCTCCGCCTCCATCTCAGCCAGCAACTGCCACACGGGCTTTCCAACGGCCTTCGCCCACAGGTCCCATACGGCGTTCAACACAGCCGCCGTTGCAAGGTGGGTGACACCTTTTTCCGGGCCAAGCCAGCGGAACTGCGACTCTCCCGTCAATTCACGCGAGAACGCTCCCATATTCTCCACGATCGAAGCAAGCGAACGATTCACCAGCTTGCGTCCCAGGAACTCTACAGCCTGCACCACAAGATCCGTGCCACGGCCAAGCGTGAAGGTGAGTCCATGCCCTTCGAGACCGGTGTTGGTTTCCAGGATGCAATAAGCAGCGGAATAGTCCGGATCCTTGTTCACCGCATCGGAGCCGATTGCCTCGCGCGATGTGGGAAAGCGAAGATCGATGGTGCGTATCCGTTCAATGCGAATGTCGTTCAAGTTAGCCAGCTCCTCTTTGTGTTCGCTTTGTTATTCAGGGTTGGTCAGCAATGTCTTTGGCCTTCGCAACGCCACCACCGCATAGATGGCAACCACGACATAACAGAAGGCGGTGATACTGTAGGCTTCCGCATAGCTGCCGCGAGCGCGGGCTACCAGTCCAAGAACCGGCGGCAGC
Protein-coding regions in this window:
- a CDS encoding enolase C-terminal domain-like protein, which gives rise to MNDIRIERIRTIDLRFPTSREAIGSDAVNKDPDYSAAYCILETNTGLEGHGLTFTLGRGTDLVVQAVEFLGRKLVNRSLASIVENMGAFSRELTGESQFRWLGPEKGVTHLATAAVLNAVWDLWAKAVGKPVWQLLAEMEAEQIVSCIDFQYIDDLLPQEEALAMLQQSAKTMAERKEILLRDGYPAYTTSVGWFGYSEEKIRRLAREGLADGWTHFKLKVGGDALEDLRRGHIVREEIGWENKLMVDANQRWGVLEAIRSTNQLAELKPWWMEEPTSPDDILGHARIRRECKPVRIATGEHCHNRVMFKQLLQAEAIDVCQIDSCRVAGVNENLAIILMAAKAGVVVCPHAGGVGLCEYVQHLSAFDYLRVSGTMQDRVIEYVDHLHEHFLDPVRIERGRYRMPVTPGYSIQVKPETLEQYAFPAGSVWSE